ATGTTTAGGAGAAAAGCGCTACTAGAGCACATCAAGACCTCCCATGGCTGGTACTTCAAGGAGTTCATTGAGCCGAAGGGCAAGGGACGTGGCGGCGGCAAGAAGAAGAAGGAGCGTGAGTAACGCCCGCCACGCTACAACAGTTTTACACTACATGTTATGCACGTTGCTGTATCCGCAATGGTTGCCCATGTAGTCCAAAACAGATTTTGCGTACCGTTTACTAGCGTGCATAGATCGGCTCAGTTGACAAGCTAGTGGACCACTAGGTTGCCAAGTGATTGCCACCTGGCTTTGACCATGAGAACTCCTAGTTGTTTCACCCTATAGTCGGGAGGCAACCTATGCCCATGAGCAGCGTAGACTTTGGCAACGTATCCCTCCCATCCTTGGTATGCCGGCAGCCTCTCGGCGAGACTCATAGGCGGATCTGTAAGGACATCAGCATCCTCGAAGCGGTAGGGTACGTATCTTAGACCATATATGTCCGCTGCATCTGCAGCTTTCTCAGGCGGCAGTATTCTAACCCTGCCGTCCTCCACGATGCCAATATCGAGAACCACTGCATCGTAGTCGCGTTTATGCTTCCTATGATACCCGTTGGGCGTCAACCTCCTACCATACACCTCGAGGAACACTGCAAAACCGTCTCTCATCATCTCGTAGACCTGCTCTGCAACACCGGCCATGAACAGCGCTGCTTTTAGCCATCGGGGCGCTGGCTCGCCAAGCACGTTGTACAGCTTACCGCCAATAGCGGCAACCAGGTAGCCGTCAAACTTGGGCTCAAGGACCACTGGGCCTCTTAGTGTTACGCGGCGACGGCGCAGCAGCGAGGCATACTGGGCTGGGACAAGCACTGGATACAACCTTGTCTTCACGCTCAATGCGCCCCTCGCGCCTATGGGGGCAGTCGGGGGGCCATACCCTCTTCTCAACATAATAACGGAAGTGGCGAAGGAAGCGTGGCAAGTCGCCTGGACAGTTCTCGACAAACTCTATGAACAGGGTTATGAGGCGTAGGCTCTCATCGCTTATGCCATGCTCTATGTAACAAGCGTCTCTCTCGGCGATATCCTCCGGCACACCAAGCATCATCAAGAACTTCTTGATAGCCAGGTGTCTCTTGTAGACCTCCTCGGCTACCCTGCGTCCTAAGGGTGTTAGGCTGACCCCAGAGTGCTTCTTGTAGTCCACGAGCCCCTTCTTAGCCAGCTTCTCGAGGAACTCTACGACAGTCGGGGGTTTGACGCCTAGACGTTCAGCAAGGTCCTTGACGCGAATCTTACCCTTGCTCTTCTCGAGGAAAAGCATAGCCTCGAGATACTCTTCCTCCCTCCTGTTCAGCTTAAGCTGCTGCAATTGGGGGCTCGGTGCTCGGCTGGACTCAGCACGTGTCTCAGCATAATCCACGGCTCCTCACTGCCCTTGTAGGCGAACCTAACAACACACCAGTTTAAACCCTTGACCATCGGCTGCTGTGCAGAAGCGTAGGGGCAGCAACTTGCCGTCCACCAAGCAACAAGTGGAGAGTGAGAGCAGGGGGAACACGCGGAGCCCGCATGGCGTGTTGTGGGGGACGCTTGGGTCTCTGCTCCGTCTTTACGGCATAACGGTCATGGCGGTACTACTCGACGTGCCTGGCTACATTGCCTCGATACTCGAGGGTCTTGCCGAAACGGCGCGTACAGCTGGGCTACAAGCAGTCGAGACAGAGCTAAGCAACATGATGTTGAAGATGATTTTCCTGTTGGCAGCCATGCCGTTAACAATAGTTCTGCTTGTGACTGGCATTGCGGCTTGGTTCGCGGGAGGCTCTCTCATCGAGAAGGGTTGGAAGAGGCTGACCGGGGCGTGGAGCAAGAGAGCTCGTTACGCGCTACTCGCTTTCAACATTATGGGTACGCTTCTCTGGGTGCTAGGCGTCCTAGTGATAATCTATCCACTCATCTCGGTCTACTTGGGCACCAATAGTAGCTACATAACCGCTGTCATACAAGTGGCTAGGAACATCAAAGCCGCCCTACTAGCATTCATATTATCCGCGTTGACCCCCGTTGCTGCAAGCATAATACATGCGACGCAGGCGTGGGGTCGCGGCGGCAAGATAGCATCATTCCTGCTGCTCATAGGTGGGCTGATCTACGCTGCTAATGCCGTAATAGTGTACATGGCCTGGCGGGAGTTTGCAACAAGGGTGTTGCACTTCATCCCAGTAGGGACGGCTAGCATAACACCTGATGCGCTTGCAGCTATACTAGACGGGTTGGCAGAAGTAGCGAAAGTATTCACGACATACCTCCGGATAGCGATGGTTACCTATGCTGTCTGGGTTGTTGGCTTCCTAGCCGCCTGGTGGGACTACTGGCGGGCTTCTAAGGGCAAGTAGGGGAGGTTTAACGGGCCAGTGTAGAGCGCCCTTGGACGTATCAGCCTGTTCCTAGCCACATACTCTGCTACGTGCGCTACCCATCCTACGATCCTTGCAACTGCAAAGACACCAGTGTAGTACCTTGGTTTAATGCCGAGGGCGTAGAGGAGGACGGAGGCCCAGAAGTCAACGTTCGGGTATATGTTCTTCCTAGCCAGCCTCTTGAGGGCCGCATTCTCGACAGCAACTGCCGTCTCGTAGAGACGACGGGCTTCACCACCAACAGCATTAGCTATGATTGAGGCTACCTTCTTGAGTATCAAGCTGCGCGGATCGTACGTCTTGTACACGCGGTGACCGAACCCCATTAGCCTCTTACCACTCGACAATACGTTCTCGACGTACTTCTCGGCGTTTTCGGGGTCGCCAATCTCCAGGAGCATCTTTGCAACTTCTTCGAGCGCACCGCCATGGAGCGGGCCCTTGAGCGTCGCTAGCGCAGCATCAATAGCGCTATAGATGTCGGTTAGAGTGGAGGCTGCGACCATAGCAGCGAAGGTTGAGGCTGGCAGCTCGTGATCCGCGTAGAGGATGAGTAGTGTGTTAAACGCGTCTCTCTCCGGCAGGCTAGGCTCTCTACCCGTTAGCGCATAGAGCGTGTAAGCCGCGTGACTATCCAGCTCGAATTTCTCGCTCGGCAGCTCCCTACCCTCCTCAAGAGCGGCTATGATGCCCAGTAAGCGCGGTGCCGCGCCAACAAGACCAGTACCGGCCTCTATAACGGGCTTCGCGTCTACCTGTTTTGATGTGAGCATTCTCGGTTTGCCGTCACCATACCACCCGTAGAGAAGCGTGACGAGAACCCTCATCTTGTCGAGCACATGGAGGTTCTGCGGAAGCTTCTCAGCGACCTCAATTACATGCTCGGGTATCCTGCGGGCGGCGATAAGCCTCGAACGGAACTCTTCGAGCTCCTCACGGTTTGGAAGCTTACCATGTATCAAGAGGTAAGCGACTTCTTCGAAGGTTGCTTTCCTGGCAAGCTCGTCAACAGCATATCCTCTATACCATAGCCTACCCTTCTCGCCATCCACATACGATATCCTAGTCTCTGCGACGTAAACACCATCCAGGCCACGCACAATGCTCAAGGCTCACTACGCACCTCTCTTCCCAGAACCCCTCCTAACCGGTAGGAGAGCCCTGCCAGTTTCCTCTAATAACACCACCATCGCAGGGATAATACCCTCTTCCATAGCGCGAGTTACACGCATCCAGTCAATCCTAGCGATAACGTATGTCACTATAAAGCTCAGTACTAGCAAAGCCAGGATGAATTGCGCGTTGAAGCCTCCCTCCGCGCCGGTCATACTGGCGAGTATGTCTCCCGTCATGACGGCGAGCGCCGTGATGACTATCTTGCCTAGAGCGACTGCTATGAAGAAGAGCGTGATGCTATACCCGGCTATGCCTAGCGGTATGTAGAGTATGTCGTCGGGGAGGGGGAGGGCCGCGAAGAGGAAGATAGCGAGAAACCCCCATTTCTTAATGAGCTTGGCGAAATACTCCATGTTCTCCCTTACATGCTCGGGGAGCACTGCATGCGCCGCACGCCCCATGGTGAACACTATAAGCTTTCCAATCGCCGCGCCGAGACCAGCAAAGACTATCACGAGCGCCTTTACGAGCGGGTCGCTGTATTCGGGCGCGGTTAGCGCTATCCACACGAGATACGGGACTGTGGTGTAGGGTATCGCATTGCCAAGCAGCGATACTATAAAGGCACCAAGCCATGGTACGCTGGAATAAGCCTCCCAGAGCCCCTTCACAAGCTCCTCGATCAAGCCCCCTCCACTCTCGGGCAACCAGCCTAACTGATAGCCAATAATAGCGATAATAGCCGATAAGGAAGCCAGAGCCTCACTCTATTGGCCCTACATCTGGTCTGCCCTGCCTCAAACCCTTACCTGCCCATGGCGTTAGAGCCTCAGGGCCTTCAAGCAGGAGCATCATAAGGTTGCGTGCATGTTTTCTAGCACGGTCTATTGCTATCTGGCGAAGCTCCTCGGGGCTAGAAGCCTCGTCCTCGTGTACAGTAACGTCTATCACATGCCTGCGCGTCTTTAGCTGCACAAGTATAAGCCCCATACTGGCGACTACATAGCTTAGCTTATCGGTTAGACTAGACCCAACCCAGCCTAATGTTATCACGCCATCGCATCCGAACTCCTCTATGAGCCTCAGGGCAGCAACCGGAAGATCCTTTATGCCTGGCACAGTGTATCTCACGATCTCCGCATTGGGATCTATCTCCTGGATAGCCTCAATTGCATACCTGGCCATGTCAACACGCGCAAATGTAGTATCAGCGACGCCGACCCTAACCAAGGCTTAGCGCCTCGCGTTTCTCCACTCCCACCAGGCCTCGATAATCTCGTCGCCAGTCACGAGAGGGATACCGGTTAGCCTGCTGAACCTCTCTGCCTCATCCAAACCCATCGACTCGCCATGATCGCTAAGCATCTCTGCAAAGACTACGCTCGGGCTAAGACCGGCCATCTCAGCCAGGGCGACAGACAACTCCGTGTGGCCCCTCCTCTGCTCCAAGCCCCTAGAGCCGAGAAGAGCAACATGACCTGGCACTACGAACTCGTCCTGGAAGAACTTGACTGCTTTCTCGTCACCCTCTATGAGCAGCTGAGTTAGCCTGTGGAGAGCTGCTATCGTCTTGGCGCGATCCACATCACTGATACCCGTCTTTACGCTACGGTGGTTAACCCAGAGTACGAAAGCAGGCGGGTCTCCATATGAGAGCCTCCTCTCGGCCAGAGGTGCTAATGAGGGAACCTTCGCCAGCGCCTCGTGGAGGAACGGAATGCCAAGCTTCTTCAACAAGTCGTAGCGAGTAGCGTAGCAGATCAAGCCTCCCGCAACGCGCCTTAGGAGACTGACCTCTCTCCACGTGACACTAGATGCGTGGAAAACCAGGTCTACCTCCTCTTCTCTACCCCACCCGTCAAAGACCATTACGGGCTCTCCGCGCTTCAATGCCCGGATGGCGACCTCTACGCGGCTCACTCTAGACATGCTGGCACCCTACACGTACTCTCTGAGACCCTTAACAGCGTATACGGTTTCCGAGGCTATGTAGGTGAGGTGGTCAGCTATCCTCTCCAGATGCCTCAGTATGAGCGCCTCGGCTGCAGTACAACGATCTATCGTGTCACTCTTGAGCCTCGTCAAGCCAGCTATGTAAGCCTCGTCTATTCCGGCATCCAACTGCATGACCTTCCTTGCAGCTTTCTCGTCAAGCTCTAGTATGGCTTTCCTGGCGAGGCTCATCATCTCAAGTATCTGATCCCAAGTTTCACACGCAAGCCCCATCTCACACCCGTTGCACTCCAGTATCCTTACCGTCCTAGCAATCTCGAAAGTGTAGCGCGTCACGCGATAGAAGTCATAGCTCGCATTAACAAGGGCTTGCAGCAAGCGTAGGTCGGCAGCCACAGGCTGGAACCTCGCGATGACCTCCGTGGCAAGGTCATGCACCTCGGTTTTGAGGCGGAAAGCGTCCCTCGAGAAGCCGCGCAGCTTCTCCAGGTCACCCTCGCTACACTGTCTTATACAATTTCGAGCGTATCTGAGAGACTCGTCGGCAACAGAAGCAAGGCTACCAATAAGACCCTTGAGCTCTTCGAGGGCGAGGTCTATTAGGCGCTTAGGCACGGCTAAAACGCCCCCGTTAGGAACTTCTCTGTAAGCTCGTGCTTAGGTCTTGTGAAGACCTCTTTCGTCGGCCCCGCCTCGACAAGCTCACCCTTATAGATGAAGGCGACGTAGTCAGCCACCCTTGCAGCCTGCCTAGGCGAGTGTGTCACGATGATAATGGTTACCTCTTTCTTCAGCTCGGCTATCAACTCCTCTATCTTGGACGTTGCTATGGGGTCCAGATTTGCCGTCGGCTCATCCATGAGCAGTATCCTGGGTTTTAGCGCTAGAGCCCTGGCTATGCACAGCCTCTGCTGCTGGCCGCCAGATAGCTTCGAGGCCGGCTCGTGAAGCCTATCCTTGACCTCATCCCACAACGCTGCCTTCTCTAGAGCCCAACGCACTATCTCGTCAAGCTCCTTCTTCGACCTATACATCTTGTGAATCCTTGGCCCCAGCGCCACATTCTCGTATATACTCATGTGGGGGAAGGGATTGGGCATCTGGAATACCATGCCAACAAGCCTTCTGACCTCAATAGGGTCTATGCCCTCAGCGTAGATGTCTACACCCAGGACGCGTATGCTTCCCTCTACACGCGCCCCGGGGACAAAGTCGAGCATACGGTTGATGCTACGCAGCAGCGTCGACTTGCCGCTACCACTCGGCCCCATTATCGCAAATACCGTGTTCCTCGGTATCTTCAAGGTGACGTTCTTGACCACCTTTTTACCGCCATAGTAGATGCTCACCTTCTCTAGCTCTACCGCATAGGTGCTATCTAGGCGCCACATGCTCTTCTGTCTCGAGCGCCCTACGAGGAGGGATACCGGCAATCCATCACCTCCTCTTGCCCAAGCCGAGAGTGGTGGCGCTACGACCTTGCTTCAAGCCCGCGTGAACCCCACGCGCCCCTCCTTTTAAGACGCTTCGCCTGCACCACGCGTACGAAGAAGTCTAGAGTGTATCCTCTCAGCTATACGTACAGCATCTCGAGCGTTAGTAACGATGGTCAAACTCGCGTCGTGGAAACCGGTAGTTATGCTACGTAGCTCCGGCTCCGGCTCTAGACTCAGAGCCTCGCTTAGAACACGCGCCCGGAGAGAGGGGTTACGAAGACCATACCCGACTATAGTCACGGCCGATAGCCCAGTCTCGACCATCACGTTCACATCAAGCTCTTGGTTCCTTATCTCCTCGCTTAACGCCTTCGCGAGACGCTCAGCATCCTCCTCTGCAACCACGATTTCTATGCGCGTCTCGGTTACCGGCTGCGATATCGCGACTATATTGACACCAGCACGTTTCGACACACTCGTCACCATCATAGCGGTGCCTATCCTCCCAGCCATCACGGCACCCTCAAGCCTCACAACAGCCAACCCACGCATCACAGCGACAGCCTTCAACGTGTCGATACACTCCGGCTCGACTATCGTGTGAGGCCCGTGAGGGTCCTTGGCATCAAGGATACGCGCACGTATCTTGGAGTAGAGGAGCGGCTCGAAGGTCCTCGGGTGGAACTTCTTCCCGCCAACCCTCGAGAGTTCCAAAGCCTCAATGACGCACAGTCTCGGGATTGTACGGGCTTCTGGTATGAGCCGCGGGTCTGCCGTCATCACGCCAGGCACATCAGTATAGAAGTGGACCTCCGTAGCCCCTAGTATCGATGCTATGAGGCTAGCAGTGTAGTCGCTACCCCCACGCCCGAGTGTAGTTATGTCGCCCTTGCGCGTCGCCGCTATGAAACCAGTTACGATGGGGACTATGCCCTTCTCTGTGAGAGGTAGGAGCCTGGAACGTACGCGCGGTACAGTCTCCTCCATTATCGGGTTAGCCTCTCCGAACCTATCGTCGGTAACAATGCCCGCCTCCCAGCCGGTAAGCGCCTTAGCCTCGATGCCACGCGAGCGCAGCACAGCCTCCATAATCACAGCTGAGAGCCTCTCGCCAAAACTCACCACGTAGTCGAGCGCCTTGGGCGTCACCTCGCCGAGGACACGAAGAGCCCATATTATCTTGGTGAGTTCATCTATCAGCCTCGCGATCCTGGAGAATGCTTCGCCAAAGAGCCTCCCGGATACACCTGCACCCCTAAGAGCCTCGACGTGCATCTGGTAGAGCTCTGGTATCTCCACGCTAGGGCTTGCCTCAAAGTCCCTTGCAAGCCTCAGAAGGCGATCGGTAACACCCTTCATAGCCGAGACAACTAGTATAACACTGTGCTCGCGCTGCAGCTCCTCTGTTATCTCGGCTGCCCTCGCATAATCCTCGCCGCTCTTTAGCACAGAGCCGCCGAACTTCGCTACTAACAGCGGTTTCACTGTAAGCGCCCCGTCAATACCCTGGACGCGCGACACCACGGTTTAAGAGACACCCTCCATGAGCACCCTCGACAGGGAGCTTCACCAGGAGGTGCAGAGACTTGGCGTGGACGCCCCCACCGCCACCGAGAGGAAGGCCACCCAAACCCAGGAGGATATCCATACCGCCGGTGCCGCGCGCCTGGGCACCCGCCCCGCCAACAACCATAGATGCAAGGATAGCCGTGATCATTAGCCTCGACGAGCTAGAGGCGTTGAAACTAGTGTACCTCGACGAGCTTAGCCAGGAGGAGGCCGCAGCCAGGATGGGTGTCTCGAGAGGCACGCTCTGGAGGTTATTGGCCAGCGCAAGGAAGAAAGTAGCCTATGCTCTCGTCGAACTTAAACCTATCCTAGTCGCTCCAGCTCCGCCCTGACAAGACGCCTTGCAGCAGAGTCTACGATCCTAGCCGCCTCAGCCCTATCTACGCCAAGGAGCGCAGCAACCTCCGAGAGCGGCTTACCTTGTACAAGTCTGGCAACCAACGCCACAGCCTCCTTATCCTCTAGTCGCAAACCTCTACGAGCAAGTATGGAGACAACGCTCGCCCATACAGCATCCCACGCTGCCTCGTGGTCCAGCTCCCCCCGCAGGAAGCTATCGAGTACTCTCTCTTGCCACTCTGTTAGGCCCAAGGGGGGCACCGTTGACAACAAAGGCTCGACTCTAAGCATGTCTACTAGCACCTCAGCGGGTAGGTCGCGGTACACGCTCTGCCCGGCGATCAACAACCTAAGCCTCATGTTATACTCCAGCTCGGCAATAGCACTGAGCGGCGCAGAGATACTCTTAGCCACGGCGATGTTCTTCTCGCCAGTCGCCTTGTTGAAGCGCGGCGAGATATAGACGACACGATACCCGTTGGCGAGCCAGAAGCGTGTTACTACACCACGAGAGTATACAGCGCCGACTACCTCGCCGCCGAGCACAGAGACGCCATGCTCCACACAACGCAGGAGTCTAGAGCCGAACCCCCTGCCCTGAAGCTCCGTCCTTACCGCAATACGGACAATACGAGCGACACGATATCCCCACAAGCCCGTGATGCTCGTTAGCATCCTTCTCTCTCGCGGCGCTAGCCATTCCAGGCTAACCTCCGCGACAGCAATAGGCACACCACGCGAATCTCTTAGGATGTATACACGGTAGTAAGGCGAGTCTAGCATGAGCGCGAGGTCGTCCGGCTCGTTGCGGTAGTGTGCCTCGCTAAGCACCTCATACGCGAGCCTCGCAAGCCACGGGTCACTTGCAAGCCTCCACCCATTCATTGAGACACATTCGACGGGCAATAGGGGCTCGTAACGCTCGTCGC
The Pyrolobus fumarii 1A DNA segment above includes these coding regions:
- a CDS encoding metal-dependent transcriptional regulator produces the protein MQQLKLNRREEEYLEAMLFLEKSKGKIRVKDLAERLGVKPPTVVEFLEKLAKKGLVDYKKHSGVSLTPLGRRVAEEVYKRHLAIKKFLMMLGVPEDIAERDACYIEHGISDESLRLITLFIEFVENCPGDLPRFLRHFRYYVEKRVWPPDCPHRREGRIEREDKVVSSACPSPVCLAAAPSPRNTKRPSGP
- a CDS encoding citrate/2-methylcitrate synthase; this translates as MRGLDGVYVAETRISYVDGEKGRLWYRGYAVDELARKATFEEVAYLLIHGKLPNREELEEFRSRLIAARRIPEHVIEVAEKLPQNLHVLDKMRVLVTLLYGWYGDGKPRMLTSKQVDAKPVIEAGTGLVGAAPRLLGIIAALEEGRELPSEKFELDSHAAYTLYALTGREPSLPERDAFNTLLILYADHELPASTFAAMVAASTLTDIYSAIDAALATLKGPLHGGALEEVAKMLLEIGDPENAEKYVENVLSSGKRLMGFGHRVYKTYDPRSLILKKVASIIANAVGGEARRLYETAVAVENAALKRLARKNIYPNVDFWASVLLYALGIKPRYYTGVFAVARIVGWVAHVAEYVARNRLIRPRALYTGPLNLPYLPLEARQ
- a CDS encoding VTT domain-containing protein, which encodes MPESGGGLIEELVKGLWEAYSSVPWLGAFIVSLLGNAIPYTTVPYLVWIALTAPEYSDPLVKALVIVFAGLGAAIGKLIVFTMGRAAHAVLPEHVRENMEYFAKLIKKWGFLAIFLFAALPLPDDILYIPLGIAGYSITLFFIAVALGKIVITALAVMTGDILASMTGAEGGFNAQFILALLVLSFIVTYVIARIDWMRVTRAMEEGIIPAMVVLLEETGRALLPVRRGSGKRGA
- the ribC gene encoding riboflavin synthase; translated protein: MVRVGVADTTFARVDMARYAIEAIQEIDPNAEIVRYTVPGIKDLPVAALRLIEEFGCDGVITLGWVGSSLTDKLSYVVASMGLILVQLKTRRHVIDVTVHEDEASSPEELRQIAIDRARKHARNLMMLLLEGPEALTPWAGKGLRQGRPDVGPIE
- a CDS encoding 3,4-dihydroxy-2-butanone-4-phosphate synthase produces the protein MSRVSRVEVAIRALKRGEPVMVFDGWGREEEVDLVFHASSVTWREVSLLRRVAGGLICYATRYDLLKKLGIPFLHEALAKVPSLAPLAERRLSYGDPPAFVLWVNHRSVKTGISDVDRAKTIAALHRLTQLLIEGDEKAVKFFQDEFVVPGHVALLGSRGLEQRRGHTELSVALAEMAGLSPSVVFAEMLSDHGESMGLDEAERFSRLTGIPLVTGDEIIEAWWEWRNARR
- a CDS encoding phosphate signaling complex PhoU family protein, which codes for MPKRLIDLALEELKGLIGSLASVADESLRYARNCIRQCSEGDLEKLRGFSRDAFRLKTEVHDLATEVIARFQPVAADLRLLQALVNASYDFYRVTRYTFEIARTVRILECNGCEMGLACETWDQILEMMSLARKAILELDEKAARKVMQLDAGIDEAYIAGLTRLKSDTIDRCTAAEALILRHLERIADHLTYIASETVYAVKGLREYV
- a CDS encoding phosphate ABC transporter ATP-binding protein codes for the protein MWRLDSTYAVELEKVSIYYGGKKVVKNVTLKIPRNTVFAIMGPSGSGKSTLLRSINRMLDFVPGARVEGSIRVLGVDIYAEGIDPIEVRRLVGMVFQMPNPFPHMSIYENVALGPRIHKMYRSKKELDEIVRWALEKAALWDEVKDRLHEPASKLSGGQQQRLCIARALALKPRILLMDEPTANLDPIATSKIEELIAELKKEVTIIIVTHSPRQAARVADYVAFIYKGELVEAGPTKEVFTRPKHELTEKFLTGAF
- a CDS encoding aspartate kinase translates to MVSRVQGIDGALTVKPLLVAKFGGSVLKSGEDYARAAEITEELQREHSVILVVSAMKGVTDRLLRLARDFEASPSVEIPELYQMHVEALRGAGVSGRLFGEAFSRIARLIDELTKIIWALRVLGEVTPKALDYVVSFGERLSAVIMEAVLRSRGIEAKALTGWEAGIVTDDRFGEANPIMEETVPRVRSRLLPLTEKGIVPIVTGFIAATRKGDITTLGRGGSDYTASLIASILGATEVHFYTDVPGVMTADPRLIPEARTIPRLCVIEALELSRVGGKKFHPRTFEPLLYSKIRARILDAKDPHGPHTIVEPECIDTLKAVAVMRGLAVVRLEGAVMAGRIGTAMMVTSVSKRAGVNIVAISQPVTETRIEIVVAEEDAERLAKALSEEIRNQELDVNVMVETGLSAVTIVGYGLRNPSLRARVLSEALSLEPEPELRSITTGFHDASLTIVTNARDAVRIAERIHSRLLRTRGAGEAS
- a CDS encoding DUF134 domain-containing protein, which encodes MAWTPPPPPRGRPPKPRRISIPPVPRAWAPAPPTTIDARIAVIISLDELEALKLVYLDELSQEEAAARMGVSRGTLWRLLASARKKVAYALVELKPILVAPAPP